A genomic stretch from Arenicella xantha includes:
- a CDS encoding cation:proton antiporter has protein sequence MNTATSTVQQVTQVADHHTMLLVLGITGLLALAVLVVPLAARLKIPFTVMLAAVGVLIGLGTEFVLMLPGLGILHEFVTALNSLQITSDAVFFVFLPALVFESALSIDVRRLFDDLSPILMLAIVGLLISTAVIGFSMAALTHVPLLVCLLLGAIVSATDPVAVVAIFKDLGAPQRLAILVEGESLFNDATAIVVFTIISAMLLGQSDPTLLSGIAAFIKVFFGGIIVGYLAARLICFVLVHIGDSNLPRVTLTISLAYLSFIIAEHSLHVSGVMAVVTAALVLGSRGRSVITQSAWHGLEEVWEQVGFVANSVIFILVGLKVPSIMAAMTSQQFGWLGVLLLAGFVARFAIIFGLVPAMGRLGWSAQVSTGYRAVMFWGGLRGAVSLALALAVIENDGFAPQTQEFLGVMVTGFVLFTLAVNATTVSLVMRAFGLAKLGPADTAIRDRAFSKAMASVSERVKGTARAMHIGEEQTSLVVQPYEQLITASAQRVGENNLTDEEWLLIGLRMVCMNENKAYAKMLDQGEISSDTARSLFGHAADGMDSIKHGGLDAYLKDYRKKLGFHWHTKLAMALQRHLGITGLLAKNLANRFQVLEAKCTVLHNLRDNVVTQLTDMIGLAAAAKLQRVLEGRDLETEQALQVLRVCYPEYAKALEKRVLQQTAMRLELGQYNDMMANSLISKEVASKLKEDMGMRYEELKEDMELDLGLDAKELVSKMHFFQNLDQSVQHDIAKLLKPRLALPDEVIFEKDGPPDAMYFISSGAVRVELDNKTVIIGSGDFFGEMALLHQKPRMAGVVSDGFSELLVLHTKDFNEMLSKDDVLREQIEKIDRQRTIDNQYGAN, from the coding sequence ATGAATACCGCCACTAGCACCGTTCAACAAGTAACGCAGGTTGCCGACCATCACACTATGCTGTTGGTGCTTGGTATTACCGGTTTGCTCGCTTTAGCGGTCTTGGTTGTGCCGTTAGCCGCTAGGCTCAAAATTCCGTTTACCGTAATGCTGGCGGCGGTTGGCGTGTTAATTGGTCTCGGCACAGAGTTTGTTCTGATGCTGCCAGGGCTGGGCATTTTACACGAGTTTGTCACCGCGCTTAACTCTCTGCAGATCACGTCCGATGCGGTATTTTTCGTATTTCTACCAGCGCTAGTATTCGAGTCTGCGCTGTCGATCGACGTGCGGCGCTTGTTCGACGACCTCTCGCCGATTTTAATGTTGGCGATTGTTGGTTTGCTAATCTCAACCGCGGTAATTGGGTTCTCTATGGCCGCCTTAACCCATGTTCCATTGCTCGTCTGCTTGCTTTTGGGAGCTATTGTGTCCGCCACTGACCCAGTGGCAGTGGTTGCTATATTCAAAGACTTAGGTGCGCCGCAGCGCTTGGCTATTTTGGTCGAAGGCGAAAGTTTGTTCAATGATGCAACCGCGATTGTGGTGTTCACCATTATCTCCGCGATGTTGCTGGGTCAGTCTGACCCCACGTTGTTAAGTGGTATTGCCGCGTTCATTAAGGTGTTCTTTGGCGGCATTATTGTTGGCTACCTTGCGGCTCGGCTGATCTGCTTTGTGCTGGTGCATATTGGCGACTCTAATCTACCCAGAGTTACCCTGACTATTTCTTTGGCGTATCTGTCTTTCATTATCGCTGAGCACAGTTTGCATGTCTCTGGGGTTATGGCGGTGGTGACTGCTGCTTTAGTACTAGGTTCACGTGGCCGTAGCGTCATTACTCAAAGTGCTTGGCATGGCTTGGAAGAAGTTTGGGAGCAGGTCGGTTTTGTCGCCAATTCCGTGATCTTTATTTTAGTTGGACTTAAAGTGCCGTCGATTATGGCGGCTATGACTAGTCAACAGTTTGGCTGGCTAGGGGTTTTGTTGCTAGCCGGATTTGTTGCGCGCTTTGCCATAATATTTGGTTTGGTGCCAGCTATGGGCCGTCTAGGCTGGTCGGCACAGGTCAGCACCGGCTATCGAGCCGTAATGTTTTGGGGCGGGCTGCGTGGTGCTGTGTCGTTAGCGTTGGCACTTGCGGTAATCGAAAATGATGGCTTTGCGCCGCAGACTCAAGAGTTCTTAGGCGTCATGGTGACCGGGTTTGTGTTATTCACTTTGGCTGTTAATGCCACAACGGTGTCTCTTGTGATGCGCGCGTTTGGCCTAGCCAAGCTCGGGCCTGCGGATACAGCGATCCGTGACCGAGCATTCTCCAAAGCGATGGCTAGTGTTAGTGAGCGCGTCAAGGGAACTGCTCGCGCCATGCATATTGGTGAAGAGCAAACAAGCTTGGTGGTGCAGCCTTATGAGCAATTAATTACTGCTAGCGCACAAAGAGTCGGTGAAAATAATTTGACTGATGAGGAGTGGTTGCTGATTGGCTTGCGCATGGTTTGCATGAACGAGAATAAAGCGTATGCCAAAATGTTGGACCAAGGCGAAATTTCATCTGATACGGCACGTAGTCTATTTGGTCACGCGGCTGATGGTATGGATAGCATAAAACACGGTGGGCTTGATGCTTATCTAAAAGATTATCGTAAGAAGCTCGGTTTTCACTGGCATACAAAGTTGGCCATGGCGTTACAGCGCCATTTAGGAATTACTGGTTTATTGGCAAAAAATCTAGCTAATCGCTTTCAGGTGTTGGAGGCGAAGTGCACTGTATTGCATAATTTACGCGATAATGTTGTCACGCAGCTTACCGATATGATCGGCCTAGCGGCGGCCGCTAAGTTGCAGCGCGTGTTGGAAGGCCGCGACCTTGAAACAGAGCAGGCGTTACAAGTGCTTAGAGTGTGCTATCCAGAGTATGCTAAGGCATTGGAAAAAAGAGTTTTGCAGCAGACCGCCATGCGTTTGGAGCTAGGACAATACAACGATATGATGGCAAACTCACTGATCAGCAAAGAAGTTGCTAGTAAATTAAAAGAGGATATGGGCATGCGCTATGAAGAGTTAAAAGAAGATATGGAGCTTGATTTGGGCTTAGATGCCAAAGAGTTGGTTTCCAAAATGCATTTTTTTCAGAACTTAGATCAAAGCGTTCAGCACGATATAGCTAAATTACTAAAGCCTCGATTGGCCTTGCCTGATGAGGTTATCTTTGAAAAGGATGGTCCGCCGGATGCGATGTATTTTATCTCTTCGGGCGCAGTCAGAGTTGAGTTAGATAACAAGACAGTGATAATCGGTAGTGGTGATTTTTTCGGAGAAATGGCGCTGTTACATCAGAAACCTCGAATGGCTGGCGTAGTGTCCGATGGTTTTAGTGAGCTGTTAGTGCTCCATACCAAGGATTTTAATGAGATGCTAAGTAAGGATGATGTGCTGCGCGAGCAGATAGAGAAAATCGACCGGCAACGCACCATCGATAATCAATATGGCGCAAATTAA
- a CDS encoding glutathione S-transferase family protein: MLTLHHLEYSQSYRVLWLLEELGATYELKVYERDKQTRLAPADYKAVSPLGTSPVITDGDLNLAETSTIFDYILDQYPESPLRPAPHSAARTDYLFWFHAAQGSMMPMMLMSIVFQMLETRSPRLIRPLIKTVLGKASSAMVKPRMKLLLDKAEADLAATGWFAGDALSAADMMLSYPLESADSKGLLKNDYPNCRAWVQRIKQVSSYQSAKQKDGRPSAVFEM; the protein is encoded by the coding sequence ATGTTAACTCTGCATCATTTGGAATATTCGCAATCATATCGGGTGCTATGGCTGCTGGAAGAATTAGGCGCTACCTATGAGCTCAAAGTGTATGAACGTGATAAGCAGACTCGGCTTGCACCAGCTGATTATAAAGCGGTTTCGCCGCTAGGTACGTCACCGGTAATCACTGATGGCGACCTTAATTTGGCCGAGACTAGTACCATCTTTGATTACATCCTAGATCAATACCCCGAGTCACCTTTAAGGCCAGCGCCGCACTCGGCTGCTCGCACGGACTATTTGTTTTGGTTTCACGCCGCGCAAGGTTCGATGATGCCAATGATGTTGATGAGCATTGTATTTCAGATGTTGGAAACACGCTCGCCAAGACTAATTCGGCCATTAATCAAAACGGTGCTTGGTAAGGCGTCATCGGCAATGGTTAAACCTAGAATGAAACTTCTATTGGATAAGGCCGAAGCCGATTTGGCGGCTACAGGTTGGTTTGCTGGAGACGCGTTAAGTGCGGCAGATATGATGTTGAGTTACCCATTGGAATCTGCTGATAGCAAAGGTTTACTCAAAAACGATTACCCGAATTGTCGAGCTTGGGTACAGCGTATCAAGCAAGTTTCTAGTTATCAGTCAGCAAAACAAAAAGACGGTCGGCCGAGCGCTGTATTCGAGATGTAG
- a CDS encoding MnmC family methyltransferase: protein MKKTIPTVLLGKAIIPNDGGELTLTQRDGDFAISLTGVHGELMSSRMYSSEVALSELGCAHLEGVENAKVLVGGLGMGFTLGAALQAVSISSEVVVAELVPEVVEWNKGPLGECAGRPLDDTRTRVYLGDVAELFLTQQATYDAILLDVDNGPEAFTHDDNSALYSIDSLHTIRAMLRPKGVLAVWSAWHDPSFTKKLKKARFDVSYKTVRAHKGKGSKHTIYLAKVN from the coding sequence ATGAAAAAAACGATACCTACGGTCTTATTAGGCAAGGCTATTATTCCGAATGACGGCGGCGAGTTGACGTTAACTCAACGAGATGGTGATTTCGCTATTTCGTTAACCGGTGTGCATGGCGAGTTAATGTCGAGCCGTATGTATTCGTCGGAGGTGGCGTTGTCTGAATTAGGTTGTGCACATCTAGAGGGCGTTGAAAATGCCAAGGTATTGGTTGGTGGCTTAGGGATGGGCTTTACTCTTGGCGCTGCGCTGCAAGCGGTCTCAATCAGCTCCGAGGTGGTGGTGGCGGAATTAGTGCCCGAAGTTGTTGAGTGGAATAAAGGTCCGTTGGGAGAATGTGCTGGCAGACCTCTGGACGATACGCGAACGCGGGTTTACTTAGGTGACGTAGCTGAGTTGTTCTTAACTCAGCAAGCCACCTACGATGCAATTTTATTAGATGTTGATAATGGCCCTGAAGCGTTTACGCATGATGATAATAGTGCGCTCTATTCAATCGATAGCTTGCACACAATTCGCGCGATGCTCCGCCCCAAAGGTGTGCTTGCGGTCTGGTCAGCTTGGCATGATCCCAGTTTTACTAAGAAGCTCAAAAAAGCGCGGTTTGACGTCAGCTATAAAACGGTTAGGGCGCATAAAGGAAAAGGCAGTAAACACACTATTTATTTAGCCAAGGTAAACTAA